From the bacterium genome, one window contains:
- a CDS encoding AAA family ATPase, whose product MSTDNGFLRFQGTAGYIASQPLVDAVNCAIALERPLLLKGEPGTGKTVLARHVADGLSMPMLSWHIKSTSKAADGLYVYDTVQRLNDRGFGPLLPVLRRETGGRRGRCGLRPPRS is encoded by the coding sequence ATGAGCACCGACAACGGGTTTCTCCGCTTTCAGGGCACGGCCGGCTACATCGCGTCGCAGCCGCTGGTCGACGCGGTCAACTGCGCCATCGCCCTCGAGCGGCCGCTGCTGCTGAAGGGCGAACCCGGCACCGGCAAGACCGTGCTGGCGCGCCACGTCGCCGACGGCCTGTCGATGCCGATGCTGTCGTGGCACATCAAGTCGACCTCCAAGGCGGCCGACGGCCTGTACGTCTACGACACCGTGCAGCGCCTCAACGACAGAGGTTTCGGGCCTTTGTTGCCAGTTCTTCGGAGGGAGACGGGAGGTAGGCGAGGTCGATGTGGACTTCGTCCTCCCCGATCGTGA
- a CDS encoding YdcF family protein, with protein MTTRAISHQLEDDAQFLALVSPVWDYLALNEQPQPSDVIFVFGGLDLAVPTRAAELYSLHYAPIVLVTGNAGALTKEVFSKPEAIVFRDRMVELGVPSGSVILELTATNTYQNVSLGMRTLRQAGRIPTTALLVAKSFLMRRCYATFLRQYPEVQTRSCPPQGSLLHFCDRPRHEFAERLVAELERLDSYSVKGDIAALCIPASVRAAASTIRQVLTALDQ; from the coding sequence ATGACCACACGAGCGATCTCGCATCAACTCGAAGACGATGCGCAATTTTTAGCTTTGGTCAGTCCTGTTTGGGACTACCTAGCTCTGAACGAACAGCCACAGCCGAGCGATGTAATCTTCGTGTTTGGCGGTCTCGATTTGGCGGTACCGACAAGGGCGGCAGAACTCTATTCGCTGCACTATGCGCCAATCGTACTTGTAACGGGAAATGCCGGTGCCCTCACCAAAGAAGTATTCTCGAAGCCGGAAGCCATCGTCTTTCGCGACCGAATGGTTGAACTGGGAGTTCCTTCCGGCTCTGTCATTCTCGAACTCACGGCAACGAACACCTATCAAAACGTTTCTCTTGGCATGCGCACATTGCGCCAAGCCGGTCGTATTCCAACCACTGCCCTCCTGGTTGCCAAATCCTTCCTAATGCGCCGCTGCTATGCGACATTTCTGAGACAATACCCCGAGGTCCAAACAAGAAGCTGTCCGCCACAGGGGTCGCTTTTGCACTTTTGCGACCGCCCCCGGCATGAATTCGCAGAGCGCCTTGTCGCAGAGCTGGAACGCCTCGACAGCTATTCTGTCAAGGGCGATATAGCTGCGTTGTGCATACCTGCTTCTGTAAGGGCCGCTGCATCAACGATAAGACAGGTTCTTACGGCTCTTGATCAGTAA
- a CDS encoding recombinase family protein, with protein MAVATTETAHTRAATSTAVGIWVRVSTEDQVRGESPEHHETRARYYAESKGWSVHAVYRLDGVSGKDVRSHAECQRMMDDVRHGKISALVFSKLARLARSTRDLLDFADFFREHDADLVSLEEAIDTSTPAGRLFYTMIAAMAQWEREEIASRVAASVPVRAKLGKSLGGAAPFGYQWQGHQLVPDPHEAPVRKLMCELFVEHRRVGTVARLLNDAGHRTRSGKLFGKTTVKRLLGDPTAKGVHRLNYTTARGESGVILKPESDWVLAEVEPVISEELWERCASLLTEREKTARRPARRPVQLFAGTTFCACGQKMYVPSNTPKYVCQKCRNKIPVDDLEAVFQEQLRNFVFSPDDIAAFLSSADEGIAERERELKVLDQDVADLRRRMGQVMRLFLDGQLSKDGFGREYGPLEERLKQLDDRIPEVQGELDFLKIQRLSSDEVLSEARDLYSRWPELERDEKRRIVEAITDRITIGEDEVHIDLAYLPSPSEELATKARNLCR; from the coding sequence ATGGCAGTTGCAACTACCGAGACCGCGCATACCCGAGCGGCAACGAGCACGGCAGTCGGTATCTGGGTCCGTGTGTCCACTGAGGATCAGGTCCGTGGCGAAAGCCCGGAGCACCACGAGACGCGCGCCCGCTACTACGCCGAGTCGAAGGGGTGGTCAGTGCATGCGGTCTACCGCCTGGACGGCGTGAGTGGAAAAGACGTGCGGAGCCACGCCGAGTGCCAGCGGATGATGGACGATGTCCGCCACGGCAAGATCTCGGCGCTTGTCTTCAGCAAGCTCGCCAGGCTCGCGAGAAGCACCCGAGACCTACTCGATTTCGCCGACTTCTTCCGAGAGCACGACGCCGACCTCGTGAGCCTCGAAGAGGCCATCGACACGTCAACGCCCGCGGGTCGGCTCTTCTACACGATGATCGCGGCAATGGCGCAGTGGGAGCGCGAGGAAATCGCTTCCCGTGTCGCGGCTTCGGTCCCTGTGCGCGCGAAACTCGGCAAGTCGCTCGGCGGCGCTGCACCGTTCGGCTACCAGTGGCAGGGTCACCAGCTCGTGCCCGATCCGCACGAGGCACCGGTCCGCAAGCTCATGTGTGAGCTTTTCGTGGAGCATCGCCGAGTAGGAACCGTCGCCCGACTCCTGAACGATGCCGGCCACCGTACCCGTTCCGGCAAGCTCTTCGGGAAGACGACGGTGAAGCGGCTCCTCGGCGACCCGACCGCCAAGGGAGTGCACCGCCTGAACTACACCACGGCGCGTGGCGAAAGCGGTGTCATCCTGAAGCCGGAATCAGATTGGGTGCTGGCCGAGGTCGAACCGGTCATCTCCGAGGAGCTCTGGGAGCGCTGCGCCTCCCTTCTCACTGAGCGGGAGAAGACTGCCCGCCGGCCAGCCAGACGGCCTGTCCAGCTCTTCGCCGGCACCACCTTCTGTGCCTGCGGCCAGAAGATGTACGTGCCGTCGAACACGCCGAAGTACGTCTGCCAGAAGTGCCGCAACAAGATCCCCGTGGACGACCTGGAAGCCGTCTTCCAGGAGCAGCTTCGGAACTTCGTCTTCTCGCCAGACGATATTGCCGCTTTCCTAAGCAGCGCCGACGAGGGTATCGCCGAGCGGGAACGGGAACTCAAGGTCCTGGACCAGGACGTCGCGGACCTCAGGCGACGCATGGGCCAGGTCATGCGGCTCTTCCTCGACGGCCAGCTCTCGAAGGATGGTTTCGGACGGGAGTATGGACCGCTCGAAGAGCGGCTCAAGCAGCTCGACGACCGCATCCCCGAGGTCCAGGGCGAGCTCGATTTCCTGAAGATCCAGCGGCTATCGAGCGACGAGGTGCTCTCGGAAGCTCGCGATCTCTACAGCCGCTGGCCGGAGCTGGAGCGCGACGAAAAGCGCCGGATTGTCGAGGCAATCACGGATCGGATCACGATCGGGGAGGACGAAGTCCACATCGACCTCGCCTACCTCCCGTCTCCCTCCGAAGAACTGGCAACAAAGGCCCGAAACCTCTGTCGTTGA
- a CDS encoding glutathione S-transferase N-terminal domain-containing protein: MLRALDVASSLAASAARLGGGLSVGRLGKRPARLLELYEFEACPYCRKVREALSALDLEAMVYPCPKGGPRFRQRVAERGGKAQFPFLVDPNTRRELYESDDIVTYLFAEYGDGEVPLPLRLGPLTDLSSFAASAVRPGIGGRYEPARQPKRPLELWSFEASPFCRLVRERLSALELPYHLHNVAKGSPSREAFVKRSGTMMVPYLADPNTGREMFESADIVAYLNRTYAK, from the coding sequence ATGTTGCGCGCGCTCGACGTCGCCTCCTCGCTCGCCGCCTCGGCCGCCCGGCTGGGCGGCGGCCTGTCCGTCGGCCGGCTCGGCAAACGCCCGGCCCGACTCCTCGAGCTCTACGAGTTCGAAGCCTGCCCATACTGCCGCAAGGTGCGCGAGGCGCTCTCGGCGCTCGACCTCGAGGCGATGGTCTATCCGTGCCCGAAGGGCGGCCCGCGCTTCCGCCAGCGGGTCGCCGAGCGCGGCGGCAAGGCGCAGTTCCCCTTCCTCGTCGACCCCAACACCAGGCGCGAGCTCTACGAATCGGACGACATCGTCACCTACCTGTTCGCCGAGTACGGCGACGGCGAGGTGCCGCTGCCGCTCCGCCTCGGGCCGCTCACCGATCTGTCGTCGTTCGCCGCCAGCGCCGTCCGCCCGGGCATCGGCGGCCGCTACGAGCCGGCGCGGCAGCCGAAGCGGCCGCTCGAGCTGTGGAGTTTCGAGGCCTCGCCCTTCTGCCGGCTGGTGCGCGAGCGCCTGAGCGCCCTCGAGCTGCCCTATCATCTGCACAACGTCGCCAAGGGCAGCCCCAGCCGCGAGGCGTTCGTGAAGCGCTCCGGCACGATGATGGTGCCCTACCTGGCGGACCCGAACACCGGCCGCGAGATGTTCGAATCCGCGGACATCGTCGCCTACCTGAATCGGACCTACGCCAAATGA
- a CDS encoding tyrosine-protein phosphatase produces the protein MNRTIDLEGCLNFRDLGGYPTADGRAVRWRQVFRSDALHHLTRQDVAHLREEIRLGTVIDLRSTAELRSEGRGPLAHEAVAFHHLPLFDGQSVKSAPSEMTLTDRYFLLAQFAQEPIGRVVTALAASDAPAVYHCAAGKDRTGVVSAVLLGLLGVPDAVIVADYAATKENLDAIVERLMATKGYYEMLSALPPDTMHAEPETMAGLLTRLREAYGSMRDYARAAGVSDEALDGLRARLLE, from the coding sequence ATGAACCGCACCATCGATCTCGAAGGCTGTCTCAACTTCCGCGACCTCGGCGGCTATCCGACCGCCGACGGGCGCGCCGTCCGCTGGCGACAGGTGTTCCGCAGCGATGCCCTGCACCACCTGACCCGGCAGGACGTCGCGCACCTGCGCGAGGAGATCCGGCTCGGCACCGTCATCGACCTGCGCTCGACCGCCGAGCTGCGCTCCGAGGGGCGCGGACCGCTGGCGCACGAGGCGGTCGCCTTCCACCACCTGCCGCTGTTCGACGGCCAATCGGTGAAGAGCGCGCCCTCGGAGATGACCCTCACCGATCGCTACTTCCTCCTGGCGCAGTTCGCGCAGGAGCCGATCGGCCGGGTGGTGACGGCGCTCGCTGCCAGCGATGCGCCGGCGGTGTACCACTGCGCGGCGGGCAAGGATCGCACCGGCGTGGTCTCCGCCGTGCTGCTCGGCCTGCTCGGCGTGCCCGATGCGGTCATCGTCGCCGACTACGCCGCCACCAAGGAGAATCTCGACGCCATCGTCGAGCGCCTGATGGCGACCAAGGGCTACTACGAGATGCTCAGCGCGCTGCCGCCCGACACCATGCACGCCGAGCCGGAGACCATGGCGGGTCTGCTGACCCGGCTGCGCGAGGCGTACGGGTCGATGCGGGACTACGCCCGCGCCGCCGGCGTCAGCGACGAAGCGCTCGACGGCCTGCGGGCGCGGCTGTTGGAGTGA
- a CDS encoding helix-turn-helix transcriptional regulator → MHRRRAGLTQADMAYLLGVQSSGKVSRYERFARRPALETAMAFEVILGVPIVDLFAGVREDIEHEVRKRALRLRRRLLRRQAHHRPLAAVGAILDRSTKEVTYEPIR, encoded by the coding sequence ATGCACCGCCGGCGGGCGGGGCTCACGCAGGCGGACATGGCGTACCTGCTCGGCGTGCAGTCGAGCGGAAAGGTCTCCCGCTACGAACGCTTCGCCCGCCGTCCAGCGTTGGAAACGGCAATGGCGTTCGAGGTCATTCTCGGCGTTCCCATCGTCGATCTCTTTGCCGGCGTTCGTGAAGACATCGAGCACGAAGTCAGGAAGCGGGCGCTTCGCCTCCGCCGGCGACTTCTGAGACGCCAGGCTCACCATCGGCCGCTTGCCGCGGTCGGCGCCATCCTCGACCGGTCCACCAAGGAGGTTACCTATGAACCGATCCGATGA
- a CDS encoding MoxR family ATPase, translating into MSNENGFLRFQGTPGYIASAPLVDAVNCAIALERPLLIKGEPGTGKTVLARHVAEGLGMPLLQWHIKSTSKATDGLYVYDTVQRLNDSRFGGGEVADIRHYIKLGPLGRTFSAADRHVLLIDEIDKADLEFPNDLLRELDEMRFTIVETSEEVVARNRPVVLITSNNEKELPDAFLRRCIFYYIDFPDPSLMRQIIEVHHPHLDAKLLDQVLIKFYWLREQNDLRKKPSTSELIDWISALLRSGMSIEKVEAHIPFVGALLKTEQDVDALSRYDEKSGRYPTKWADLGPRYNQ; encoded by the coding sequence ATGAGCAACGAGAACGGATTCCTGCGCTTCCAAGGAACGCCTGGCTACATCGCTTCTGCTCCCCTCGTCGACGCCGTGAACTGCGCGATCGCCCTTGAACGTCCGCTCCTCATCAAGGGCGAGCCCGGCACAGGGAAGACGGTGCTCGCGAGGCACGTGGCCGAAGGCCTCGGGATGCCGCTCCTCCAGTGGCACATCAAGTCGACCTCGAAGGCGACGGACGGTCTCTACGTGTACGATACCGTCCAGCGGTTGAACGATTCCCGCTTCGGAGGCGGGGAGGTTGCGGACATCCGGCACTACATCAAGCTCGGGCCTCTGGGGCGCACCTTCTCCGCGGCGGACCGGCACGTGCTCCTCATCGACGAGATTGACAAGGCAGATCTGGAGTTTCCGAACGATCTCCTCCGTGAGCTCGACGAAATGCGGTTCACAATCGTCGAGACCAGTGAGGAGGTGGTCGCCAGAAACCGACCAGTCGTGCTCATCACCTCGAACAACGAGAAGGAGCTGCCGGACGCCTTCCTGCGCCGCTGCATCTTCTACTACATCGACTTTCCAGATCCGTCGCTGATGCGGCAGATCATCGAAGTCCACCACCCGCATCTCGACGCCAAGCTGCTCGACCAGGTGCTGATCAAGTTCTACTGGCTGCGCGAGCAGAACGATCTGCGCAAAAAGCCATCGACCTCCGAGCTGATCGATTGGATCAGCGCCTTGCTCCGCTCTGGCATGAGCATTGAGAAGGTTGAGGCGCACATCCCGTTCGTCGGCGCGCTCCTCAAGACCGAGCAGGACGTCGATGCGCTCAGCCGGTACGACGAGAAGAGCGGCCGCTATCCGACGAAGTGGGCGGACTTGGGGCCGCGGTACAATCAGTAA